A stretch of Sinorhizobium meliloti DNA encodes these proteins:
- a CDS encoding glycosyltransferase family 4 protein, whose amino-acid sequence MVDIRDVEVIAPNFKQRLSGVTSTIIQLVPVQRALGQKIAVLGPGLPKSLPSVRFRDLIHLWKRPEGRPCRVWHARRNVEMLPAILLRDLLRMKLRIVFTSASQRRHTGWSKFLIRRMDAVIATSGRTAAYLDVPNTVILHGIDTKRFQPPFDKTEAKKALGLDPAKKFVGCFGRVRHQKGTDLFVDSMIALLPCRPDWGAIVAGRATGPHLAFESELKERVAKAGLADRILFVGEHTNIPDWYRALDLFVAPQRWEGFGLTPLEAMATGVPVVATDVGAFSELVTGGSEETGLIIAADDLKAMVDAAAAFMDDRPRLAAASANGLARTSKNFAIEQEARAIAAVYESLMR is encoded by the coding sequence GTGGTCGATATCCGCGACGTCGAAGTGATCGCGCCCAATTTCAAGCAGCGTCTGTCCGGCGTTACCTCGACAATCATCCAGCTGGTGCCTGTGCAGCGTGCCCTTGGACAGAAGATCGCGGTTCTCGGACCAGGCCTTCCCAAGAGCCTTCCGTCGGTTCGCTTTCGCGATCTCATTCATCTCTGGAAGAGGCCCGAAGGCCGGCCCTGCCGCGTTTGGCACGCGCGTCGAAACGTCGAAATGCTCCCGGCCATCCTTCTGCGCGACCTGCTGCGCATGAAGCTCCGGATCGTCTTTACCTCCGCTTCGCAGCGCCGGCATACCGGATGGAGCAAGTTCCTCATCCGCCGGATGGACGCGGTGATCGCCACCAGCGGCAGGACGGCCGCCTATCTCGATGTACCGAACACCGTCATCCTGCATGGGATCGACACCAAGCGCTTTCAGCCACCCTTCGACAAGACGGAGGCGAAGAAGGCGCTCGGCCTCGATCCCGCGAAGAAATTCGTCGGATGCTTCGGGCGCGTACGCCATCAGAAAGGGACCGACCTCTTCGTCGACAGCATGATCGCCCTCCTGCCCTGCCGTCCGGACTGGGGTGCGATCGTTGCGGGGCGGGCCACCGGCCCTCACCTCGCCTTCGAGTCGGAACTGAAGGAGCGCGTCGCCAAGGCCGGCCTCGCCGACCGTATCCTGTTCGTAGGCGAACACACGAATATTCCCGACTGGTACCGCGCTCTCGATCTCTTTGTCGCCCCGCAACGCTGGGAAGGCTTCGGCCTGACGCCGCTCGAAGCAATGGCGACCGGGGTCCCCGTCGTGGCAACCGATGTCGGCGCGTTTTCGGAACTGGTAACCGGCGGCTCCGAGGAGACGGGCCTCATCATTGCGGCCGACGATCTCAAGGCGATGGTCGATGCGGCAGCCGCCTTCATGGACGACCGGCCGCGGCTTGCCGCCGCAAGCGCCAATGGTCTGGCACGGACCTCCAAAAACTTCGCCATCGAGCAGGAAGCCCGCGCGATCGCAGCGGTTTACGAAAGCCTGATGCGTTGA
- a CDS encoding glycosyltransferase, with the protein MKVTHFHFGKDGGAERFFVHLVNALAERGVEQTAIIRPGRGWRRDIEGAAKIRESHFRNLSLDRILLPLKVKHMARREKPDVLMAWAPRASELMPNYKGAFKISRLGDYPTRLSYFRNTDCIVCNTPGIAERVSDLGWKREIRVISNFTGTGRVVAVDRAKLDTPADAPVVMSMGRFVERKGFHTLIEAVARLPGVYLWLLGDGEERDNLHKLATDLGVSGRVRFAGWQDDTRPFLAAVDVFVMSSSHEPLGNVILESWAQGTPVVSTRSEGPQWFMRDGENGLMVDIGDAEGFARAIEQIVADNSLRTRLAERGHETLVGQFSREAITDAYLQLLASKP; encoded by the coding sequence ATGAAAGTCACTCACTTTCATTTCGGCAAGGACGGCGGCGCCGAGCGCTTCTTCGTACACCTGGTCAATGCGCTTGCGGAACGCGGCGTCGAGCAGACGGCGATCATCCGCCCCGGGCGCGGCTGGCGGCGAGACATCGAAGGCGCCGCGAAGATCCGGGAAAGCCATTTTCGCAACCTCTCGCTCGATCGAATCCTGCTCCCGTTGAAGGTGAAGCACATGGCCCGGCGCGAGAAGCCGGATGTCCTGATGGCTTGGGCGCCCCGGGCAAGCGAACTGATGCCGAACTACAAAGGCGCATTCAAGATCTCGCGCCTCGGCGATTATCCGACCCGCCTGAGCTATTTCAGAAACACCGACTGCATCGTGTGCAACACGCCGGGCATTGCCGAGCGCGTCAGCGACCTGGGCTGGAAACGGGAGATAAGGGTCATCTCCAATTTCACCGGGACCGGGCGTGTCGTGGCGGTTGACCGCGCAAAGCTCGATACGCCCGCCGATGCGCCCGTCGTGATGTCCATGGGCCGCTTCGTCGAGCGGAAAGGGTTTCATACGCTGATCGAAGCGGTCGCCAGACTGCCGGGGGTCTATCTTTGGCTGCTTGGCGATGGAGAGGAGCGTGACAATCTGCACAAACTCGCGACGGACCTCGGCGTTTCCGGCCGCGTTCGCTTTGCCGGCTGGCAGGACGACACGAGACCTTTCCTGGCTGCGGTCGATGTCTTTGTGATGTCGTCCAGCCACGAGCCGCTCGGCAACGTCATCCTCGAGTCCTGGGCCCAGGGTACGCCGGTCGTATCGACCCGTTCCGAAGGGCCGCAATGGTTCATGCGCGACGGCGAAAACGGTCTGATGGTCGATATCGGCGATGCCGAGGGTTTCGCCCGCGCCATCGAGCAGATCGTGGCCGACAATTCCCTAAGAACGCGCCTGGCCGAGCGCGGACACGAGACGCTTGTCGGGCAGTTTTCCAGAGAAGCGATCACTGACGCCTATCTGCAGCTGTTGGCCTCGAAGCCGTAG
- the carB gene encoding carbamoyl-phosphate synthase large subunit — MPKRQDIKSILIIGAGPIVIGQACEFDYSGTQACKALKEEGYRVILVNSNPATIMTDPGLADATYVEPITPEVVAKIIAKERPDALLPTMGGQTALNTALSLRRMGVLDRYNVEMIGAKPEAIDKAEDRALFREAMAHIGLETPKSRLANATDIKDHDRKSHEAERSALKAKLSGDELDKALDELENQWNLGEGDRKQRYVNHAMAIAAQALDDVGLPAIIRPSFTLGGTGGGIAYNRSEFFEIVGSGLDASPTTEVLIEESVLGWKEYEMEVVRDKADNCIIICSIENIDPMGVHTGDSITVAPALTLTDKEYQIMRNASIAVLREIGVETGGSNVQFAVNPENGRLVVIEMNPRVSRSSALASKATGFPIAKIAAKLAVGYTLDELENDITGGATPASFEPSIDYVVTKIPRFAFEKFPGAEPTLTTAMKSVGEVMAIGRTFAESLQKALRGLETGLTGLDEIEVPDFDDNGDGRNAIRAALGTPTPDRLRMVAQALRLGMSEAEVHEACKIDPWFIAQFKAIVDMEARIREHGLPADAENLRMLKAMGFSDARLATLTGKRPKEVAELRNALNVRPVYKRIDTCAAEFASPTAYMYSTYETPFVGAARSEAQVSDRKKVVILGGGPNRIGQGIEFDYCCCHAAFALKDAGYEAIMINCNPETVSTDYDTSDRLYFEPLTAEDVIEIMRAEQENGTLHGVIVQFGGQTPLKLAEALEKNGIPILGTAPDAIDLAEDRDRFQKLLMKLDLNQPNNGIAYSVEQARLVAGEIGFPLVVRPSYVLGGRAMQIIHSESMLQSYLLDTVPGLVPEDIKQRYPNDKTGQINTLLGKNPLLFDSYLTNAIEVDVDCLCDGKDVFVSGIMEHIEEAGIHSGDSACSLPVHSLGTDMVDELERQTGALARALNVGGLMNVQFAIKDGTIYVLEVNPRASRTVPFVAKTIGAPIAKIAARVMAGEMLDEAIAAYGKKPNPRNLKHIAVKEAVFPFARFPGVDTLLGPEMRSTGEVIGLDTDYALAFAKSQLGAGVDLPRDGTVFVSVRDEDKERVLPAIRILSDIGFKVMATGGTARFLGEQGIVATKINKVLEGRPHVEDAIRNRQVQLVINTTDGNKAISDSKSLRRATLMQKVPYYTTMAGAEAAALAIKALKAGNLEVRPLQSYFET; from the coding sequence ATGCCGAAGCGCCAAGACATCAAATCGATCCTCATCATCGGCGCGGGGCCGATCGTCATCGGTCAGGCATGCGAATTCGACTACTCCGGCACCCAGGCGTGCAAGGCGTTGAAGGAGGAAGGCTACCGCGTCATCCTGGTCAACTCCAACCCGGCGACGATCATGACCGATCCGGGTCTGGCGGACGCGACCTATGTCGAACCGATCACGCCAGAGGTCGTCGCCAAGATCATCGCCAAGGAACGCCCCGACGCGCTGCTGCCGACCATGGGCGGACAGACGGCGCTCAACACGGCCCTGTCGCTGCGCCGCATGGGCGTGCTCGACCGCTACAATGTCGAGATGATCGGTGCGAAGCCCGAGGCGATCGACAAGGCGGAAGACCGCGCCCTGTTCCGCGAGGCCATGGCGCATATCGGCCTCGAGACGCCCAAGTCGCGTCTGGCGAACGCCACGGACATCAAGGACCACGACCGCAAGTCGCACGAGGCGGAGCGCTCAGCGCTCAAGGCGAAGCTTTCCGGTGACGAACTCGACAAGGCGCTGGACGAACTCGAAAACCAGTGGAACCTCGGCGAAGGCGATCGCAAGCAGCGCTATGTGAACCACGCCATGGCGATCGCCGCACAGGCGCTCGACGATGTGGGCCTCCCCGCGATCATCCGGCCGTCCTTCACGCTCGGCGGCACCGGGGGCGGCATCGCCTATAACCGTTCGGAGTTCTTCGAGATCGTCGGCAGCGGTCTCGACGCGTCGCCGACGACGGAAGTCCTGATCGAGGAATCGGTCCTCGGCTGGAAGGAATATGAAATGGAGGTCGTCCGCGACAAGGCGGACAACTGCATCATCATCTGCTCGATCGAGAACATCGATCCGATGGGCGTCCACACGGGCGATTCGATCACCGTTGCGCCGGCACTGACCTTGACCGACAAGGAATATCAGATCATGCGCAACGCCTCGATCGCGGTGCTGCGCGAGATCGGCGTCGAAACGGGCGGCTCGAACGTCCAGTTCGCCGTCAATCCCGAGAATGGCCGCCTCGTCGTCATCGAGATGAACCCGCGCGTCTCGCGCTCCTCCGCACTCGCATCGAAGGCCACCGGCTTCCCGATTGCCAAGATCGCCGCCAAGCTCGCAGTCGGCTATACGCTCGACGAACTCGAAAACGATATCACCGGCGGCGCGACGCCTGCATCCTTCGAGCCTTCGATCGACTACGTCGTCACCAAGATCCCGCGCTTCGCCTTCGAGAAATTCCCGGGAGCCGAGCCGACGCTCACGACCGCAATGAAGTCGGTGGGCGAAGTCATGGCGATCGGCCGGACCTTCGCCGAATCGCTGCAGAAGGCGCTGCGCGGTCTCGAGACCGGACTGACCGGACTTGACGAGATCGAGGTGCCTGATTTCGACGACAATGGCGACGGCCGCAATGCCATCCGCGCCGCGCTCGGCACGCCGACGCCGGACCGCCTGCGCATGGTCGCACAGGCGCTGCGTCTCGGCATGAGCGAAGCCGAAGTGCATGAAGCCTGCAAGATCGACCCCTGGTTCATTGCCCAGTTCAAGGCGATCGTCGACATGGAGGCGCGCATCCGCGAGCACGGCCTGCCCGCCGACGCCGAGAACCTGCGCATGCTGAAGGCAATGGGCTTCTCCGACGCCCGGCTTGCGACGCTTACCGGCAAGCGTCCGAAAGAGGTGGCCGAGCTCCGCAACGCACTGAACGTGCGCCCCGTCTACAAGCGCATCGACACCTGCGCGGCCGAGTTCGCATCGCCGACCGCTTACATGTATTCGACCTATGAGACGCCTTTCGTCGGTGCCGCCCGGTCGGAGGCGCAGGTTTCCGACCGGAAAAAGGTCGTCATCCTCGGCGGCGGCCCGAACCGGATCGGCCAGGGCATCGAATTCGACTACTGCTGCTGCCATGCCGCCTTCGCACTGAAGGACGCCGGCTACGAAGCGATCATGATCAACTGCAACCCGGAGACGGTTTCGACCGACTACGACACCTCCGACCGGCTCTATTTCGAGCCCCTGACGGCAGAGGATGTGATCGAGATCATGCGTGCCGAACAGGAAAACGGCACGTTGCATGGCGTCATTGTCCAGTTCGGCGGCCAGACTCCGCTGAAGCTTGCCGAAGCGCTGGAAAAGAACGGCATCCCGATCCTCGGCACCGCGCCGGACGCGATCGATCTCGCCGAGGACCGTGATCGCTTCCAGAAGCTCCTGATGAAGCTCGATCTCAACCAGCCGAACAACGGCATTGCCTACTCCGTCGAGCAGGCCCGCCTCGTTGCCGGCGAAATCGGCTTCCCGCTGGTCGTGCGCCCGTCCTATGTTCTCGGCGGCCGCGCCATGCAGATCATCCATTCGGAAAGCATGCTGCAGAGCTATTTGCTCGACACCGTTCCGGGGCTGGTTCCTGAAGATATCAAGCAGCGCTATCCGAACGACAAGACCGGCCAGATCAACACCTTGCTCGGCAAGAACCCGCTCCTCTTCGACAGCTACCTGACGAATGCGATCGAAGTGGACGTCGATTGCCTTTGTGACGGCAAGGATGTCTTCGTTTCGGGCATCATGGAGCATATCGAGGAGGCCGGCATCCACTCGGGCGACTCCGCCTGCTCGCTGCCGGTGCATTCGCTCGGCACGGACATGGTCGACGAACTGGAGCGTCAGACGGGGGCGCTCGCCAGAGCGCTGAACGTCGGCGGCCTGATGAACGTGCAGTTCGCCATCAAGGACGGCACCATCTATGTGCTCGAAGTAAACCCGCGCGCCTCACGCACCGTTCCCTTCGTCGCCAAGACGATCGGCGCGCCGATCGCCAAGATCGCCGCCCGCGTCATGGCCGGCGAAATGCTCGACGAGGCGATCGCCGCCTATGGCAAGAAGCCGAATCCGCGCAACCTGAAACATATCGCCGTCAAGGAGGCCGTCTTCCCCTTCGCCCGCTTCCCGGGCGTCGATACGCTGCTCGGCCCGGAAATGCGTTCGACCGGCGAGGTCATCGGGCTCGACACCGATTATGCGCTGGCCTTTGCCAAGTCGCAGCTCGGCGCCGGCGTCGACCTGCCGCGCGACGGAACGGTCTTCGTCTCGGTTCGCGACGAGGACAAGGAACGGGTGCTGCCCGCGATCCGCATTCTCTCCGACATCGGCTTCAAGGTCATGGCGACCGGCGGCACGGCGCGCTTCCTCGGCGAGCAGGGCATCGTTGCAACCAAGATCAACAAGGTCCTGGAAGGACGGCCACATGTCGAGGACGCCATCCGCAACCGGCAGGTCCAGCTCGTGATCAACACGACCGACGGCAACAAGGCGATCTCCGACTCGAAATCGCTTCGCCGCGCGACGCTGATGCAGAAGGTGCCCTATTACACCACGATGGCCGGCGCCGAGGCCGCGGCACTCGCCATCAAGGCACTGAAGGCGGGCAACCTCGAAGTGCGTCCGCTGCAGAGCTACTTCGAAACCTGA
- a CDS encoding glycosyltransferase, which produces MKVMHIHFGTEGGAERFFVNLVNALHERGVEQRALIRPGRSWRKDLENGATIYEGVFRRISLSRFLLKWRMNRVLREFEPDVIMAWQLRASRFMPAHAKAFRISRLGDYPEHLGYYTNVQTLVCITPDMAAKVRELGWKRDIEVIANFTRARPAPPVARADLQTPADAFVVVGMGRFVKRKGFAGLIRAVKEVENTYLWLVGDGPEREQLEQLTDELGLRDRVRFTGWQTNAYGFLSAGDAFVINSSHEPLGNVCFEGWGAGKPTIASRAEGPSWVMTHESDALMVDCGDDVGLAAAIRRLRDDPALRERLSAGGSETLRTRFSEKAITDAYLDLFDRGVAKR; this is translated from the coding sequence ATGAAGGTCATGCATATTCACTTCGGCACGGAGGGCGGTGCGGAGCGGTTCTTCGTCAATCTCGTCAATGCGCTGCACGAGAGGGGCGTCGAACAGCGGGCACTGATCCGACCGGGCCGCAGCTGGCGCAAGGACCTGGAGAACGGTGCTACGATCTATGAAGGGGTTTTTCGGCGCATTTCGCTTTCTCGCTTCCTCCTGAAATGGCGAATGAACCGGGTCCTTCGCGAGTTCGAGCCGGACGTCATAATGGCCTGGCAGTTGCGGGCGAGCCGCTTCATGCCGGCTCATGCCAAGGCATTTCGCATCTCCCGGCTGGGGGATTATCCCGAACATCTCGGCTACTATACCAATGTCCAGACGCTCGTCTGCATCACACCGGATATGGCCGCCAAGGTTCGTGAACTTGGCTGGAAGCGCGACATCGAGGTGATTGCGAACTTCACCCGCGCAAGGCCTGCACCGCCCGTAGCGCGGGCCGACCTGCAGACACCGGCGGACGCCTTCGTCGTGGTCGGCATGGGCCGCTTCGTCAAGCGTAAGGGTTTCGCAGGGCTCATCCGCGCCGTGAAGGAGGTGGAGAACACCTATCTTTGGCTTGTCGGGGACGGTCCGGAACGAGAACAGCTCGAGCAGCTGACCGACGAACTCGGGCTTCGCGATCGCGTCCGCTTCACCGGATGGCAAACCAACGCCTATGGTTTTCTGTCCGCCGGCGACGCCTTCGTCATCAACTCGTCGCACGAGCCTCTCGGCAATGTCTGCTTCGAAGGCTGGGGCGCCGGAAAGCCCACGATAGCCTCGCGCGCTGAGGGGCCATCCTGGGTGATGACGCATGAGAGCGACGCTCTCATGGTCGATTGCGGCGATGACGTGGGTCTTGCGGCGGCCATTCGCCGGCTGCGCGACGATCCGGCGCTTCGCGAGAGGCTGAGCGCCGGCGGCAGCGAAACCTTGCGCACGCGATTCTCCGAAAAAGCGATCACCGACGCTTATCTCGACCTGTTCGACAGAGGTGTCGCAAAGCGATGA
- a CDS encoding DUF6894 family protein, which yields MRKRITRDARGWGNDMQLYFFDLHWDDDCFTDDEGILHFDEGSALYYAQRIADRIGRDADYGSLKVRIRSQTGALLATVTPSLGRVAEQDALLGRRRPGLFPHPFKAGLAPSAAR from the coding sequence ATGCGGAAACGGATCACCCGTGACGCGCGTGGTTGGGGCAACGACATGCAGCTATATTTCTTCGATCTCCATTGGGACGACGATTGTTTCACCGATGACGAGGGTATCCTTCACTTCGATGAGGGATCGGCGCTCTATTACGCCCAGCGTATCGCCGACAGGATCGGCCGCGACGCGGATTATGGTTCCCTGAAGGTCAGGATACGCTCGCAGACAGGCGCGCTCCTCGCAACCGTCACGCCCTCGCTGGGCCGCGTCGCCGAACAGGATGCCCTGCTCGGCCGCCGCCGCCCCGGCCTTTTCCCGCATCCGTTCAAAGCCGGCCTTGCGCCGTCCGCGGCTCGGTGA
- the greA gene encoding transcription elongation factor GreA: MVDKVPMTQGGFVNLQEELRWRQQEERPRIIEAIAEARAHGDLSENAEYHAAKEAQSHNEGRISELEDLIARAEVIDLSKMSGSKIKFGARVKLVDEDTEEEKTYQIVGDQEADVKQGRISISSPIARALIGKEVGDSIEVNAPGGSKAYEILAVQWG, encoded by the coding sequence ATGGTCGACAAGGTGCCCATGACACAGGGTGGATTCGTCAATCTGCAGGAGGAGCTGCGCTGGCGCCAGCAGGAAGAACGGCCGCGCATCATCGAAGCGATCGCCGAGGCCCGCGCCCATGGCGACTTGTCGGAGAACGCCGAATATCATGCGGCAAAGGAAGCGCAGAGCCATAACGAGGGAAGAATTTCCGAACTCGAAGACCTGATCGCGCGCGCCGAAGTCATCGATCTTTCGAAAATGTCCGGATCGAAGATCAAGTTCGGCGCAAGGGTGAAGCTCGTCGACGAGGATACGGAAGAAGAAAAGACCTATCAGATCGTCGGCGATCAGGAGGCCGACGTCAAACAGGGACGCATTTCCATCTCCTCTCCGATCGCCCGCGCGCTGATCGGCAAGGAAGTCGGCGATTCGATCGAAGTCAATGCACCCGGCGGATCCAAGGCGTATGAGATTCTCGCCGTTCAATGGGGCTGA
- a CDS encoding MFS transporter, which translates to MADPAPQTEVDLEEGSWSELLRPRHLAATVTLCLGVALFAFNEFFVSTALPTAVAEFGGAALLSWAFTLYLVFAIVGGALAASLKVRFGARNTLIVAALVFATGTAIATMASSMPQVLAGRVLQGFGEGIIAALCYALIPELFPQRLVPKIFGAEAIVWAAAAFGGPLISGLLTEYWSWRAAFFVNIPAAAIFIALVVAILRQPKQSPRAAGSVPLLRLVAFGFGIMLISLSNTAADGYSMSALLAAALAVFVATVHFDRRSPQSILPFGAFSFDRPLGTGLWVVLLMPLAQASGSVYLVYALQHLWGFGPTAAGFSNALMAISWSLTAIIVASLRSHETRVRLVWTGPLFLCLGLGGLTLAVASGEYGLVFVSQSAVGAGFGLCWGTLSQLLMNVSSIEERDKTSALLPTLQSAGYAIGAAVFGAVANAGGFDEGVSARVISAAMLGVFALGCVLAAASLVFGIRTLRLARCEGRATIQ; encoded by the coding sequence GTGGCCGATCCGGCGCCGCAGACGGAGGTCGACCTGGAGGAGGGGAGCTGGAGCGAGCTCCTGCGCCCGCGCCACCTCGCCGCAACCGTGACGCTGTGCCTGGGCGTCGCGCTTTTTGCCTTCAACGAGTTCTTCGTCTCGACGGCACTGCCGACGGCCGTCGCGGAGTTTGGCGGAGCCGCCCTGTTGTCCTGGGCCTTCACGCTTTACCTCGTTTTCGCCATCGTCGGTGGCGCCTTGGCGGCGAGCCTGAAGGTCCGGTTCGGCGCGCGCAATACGCTGATCGTCGCCGCGCTCGTCTTCGCAACGGGCACGGCCATCGCGACGATGGCGAGCAGCATGCCGCAGGTTCTGGCCGGGAGGGTGCTCCAGGGATTTGGGGAGGGTATCATTGCCGCCCTGTGCTACGCACTGATACCGGAGCTCTTTCCGCAGCGGCTGGTGCCCAAGATCTTCGGCGCAGAAGCGATCGTATGGGCTGCCGCCGCCTTCGGCGGGCCGCTCATATCCGGCCTGCTCACGGAATATTGGTCTTGGCGCGCCGCCTTCTTCGTCAACATACCGGCAGCCGCAATCTTCATAGCGCTCGTCGTCGCGATCCTTCGTCAACCAAAGCAAAGTCCAAGGGCGGCCGGATCGGTACCCTTGCTGCGGCTGGTGGCGTTCGGCTTCGGCATAATGCTGATCTCGCTCTCCAATACGGCTGCCGACGGCTACAGCATGTCGGCGCTGCTGGCGGCGGCACTTGCGGTCTTCGTCGCGACCGTTCACTTCGACCGCCGATCGCCGCAGTCCATCCTTCCATTCGGCGCGTTTTCGTTCGATCGCCCGCTCGGAACAGGGCTTTGGGTCGTGCTGCTGATGCCTCTGGCACAAGCCTCGGGCTCCGTCTATCTCGTCTACGCGCTGCAACATCTTTGGGGCTTCGGCCCGACCGCCGCGGGCTTTTCAAACGCCTTGATGGCCATATCCTGGAGCCTGACGGCGATCATCGTCGCGAGCCTGCGCTCCCACGAGACGCGCGTGCGGCTGGTCTGGACCGGGCCGCTGTTCCTTTGCCTCGGCCTCGGCGGCTTGACGCTCGCCGTCGCCTCCGGCGAATACGGCCTTGTCTTCGTCAGCCAGAGTGCTGTCGGAGCCGGATTCGGCCTTTGCTGGGGAACGCTGAGCCAGCTGCTGATGAACGTCTCGTCCATTGAGGAACGCGACAAGACCTCGGCGCTGCTGCCGACGCTGCAATCAGCCGGCTACGCGATCGGCGCGGCCGTTTTCGGAGCGGTCGCCAACGCCGGAGGATTCGACGAAGGTGTCAGCGCCCGGGTGATTTCGGCCGCAATGCTGGGTGTTTTCGCGCTCGGCTGCGTTCTCGCCGCCGCGTCGCTCGTCTTCGGGATCAGGACCCTGCGGCTGGCGCGATGCGAAGGCAGGGCAACCATCCAGTAG
- a CDS encoding glycosyltransferase family 2 protein: MIPKLPLSAFIICLNEEAYLGKCIESLERCAEIVIVDSGSTDGTAALVQSYIDAGWPIRFMYEPWRGYAGQKQFALEQCSQPWCFNIDADERLDKALRELLPELLAASDEIVGWRVARRPYLIGYGYTPENVRERRNLRLIRRGKGRYDLSQKVHEGIVPEGNVGNARTGSLLHFRPLVMDEQILKENKYSTLKADQQVESGKRPRFYKLIFTPPIYFLRLYFRNGLWRCGLSGFIEAMTGAVYAFLTAAKIYQRHALKARPNVDDALSH; the protein is encoded by the coding sequence ATGATCCCCAAGCTTCCCCTTTCAGCCTTCATCATCTGCTTGAATGAGGAGGCCTATCTCGGCAAGTGCATCGAGAGTCTCGAGCGCTGCGCGGAAATCGTGATCGTCGATTCCGGGTCGACGGACGGCACCGCCGCTTTGGTGCAATCCTATATCGACGCGGGCTGGCCCATCCGTTTCATGTACGAGCCGTGGCGCGGCTATGCCGGGCAGAAGCAGTTTGCGCTCGAGCAATGCAGCCAGCCCTGGTGCTTCAACATCGACGCGGACGAGAGATTGGATAAGGCGCTGCGAGAACTGCTGCCTGAACTGCTCGCAGCATCAGACGAGATCGTCGGCTGGCGGGTGGCGCGTCGCCCCTATCTGATCGGCTATGGCTATACCCCAGAAAACGTCCGCGAGCGCCGGAACTTGCGGCTGATCCGGCGCGGCAAGGGACGTTACGACCTCAGTCAGAAAGTCCATGAAGGCATCGTGCCCGAGGGAAATGTCGGCAATGCCCGGACCGGCAGTCTCCTTCATTTCCGCCCGCTGGTCATGGACGAGCAGATTCTGAAGGAAAACAAATATTCAACGCTGAAAGCGGACCAGCAGGTCGAGTCCGGAAAACGGCCGCGCTTTTACAAGCTCATCTTCACCCCGCCGATCTATTTTCTCAGGCTCTATTTCCGCAACGGTCTCTGGCGCTGCGGCCTGTCGGGCTTCATCGAGGCCATGACCGGGGCGGTCTATGCCTTCCTGACGGCGGCGAAGATCTACCAGCGGCACGCTCTGAAGGCGCGCCCGAATGTGGATGATGCGCTTTCGCACTGA
- a CDS encoding Lrp/AsnC family transcriptional regulator, protein MVVRVELDAIDMKILRELQDDGRITNVELAERVGISAPPCLRRVRKLEEAGVIRGYRALLNASALGYDLVAFCMVGLKHQSDANLKAFAARTASWPLVREAWMVSGESDFLLQCVAENLASFQDFVIEELTATENVDTVRTMLTIRQVKDACQVEI, encoded by the coding sequence ATGGTCGTACGCGTCGAGCTCGATGCCATCGATATGAAGATACTGCGCGAACTGCAGGACGACGGCCGGATCACGAATGTGGAATTGGCCGAGAGAGTGGGGATCTCGGCTCCTCCGTGCCTGCGCCGCGTGCGCAAGCTCGAGGAGGCCGGCGTCATCAGAGGCTATCGTGCGCTTCTGAATGCGTCCGCGTTGGGATACGACCTCGTCGCCTTCTGCATGGTCGGCCTCAAGCACCAGTCCGACGCCAATCTCAAGGCGTTTGCCGCCCGCACCGCCTCGTGGCCGCTTGTTCGCGAGGCCTGGATGGTGTCCGGGGAATCGGACTTTCTGCTGCAGTGCGTGGCCGAAAACCTTGCGAGCTTTCAGGATTTTGTTATTGAAGAACTGACCGCCACCGAGAATGTCGACACGGTGCGGACGATGCTGACGATCCGTCAAGTGAAGGACGCATGTCAGGTAGAAATCTGA